One Rosa chinensis cultivar Old Blush chromosome 5, RchiOBHm-V2, whole genome shotgun sequence genomic region harbors:
- the LOC112202168 gene encoding phenolic glucoside malonyltransferase 1 isoform X1, with protein MANPNPNPVKVVEVCRVTPQPASASKSLPLTFFDLLWLRFEPFKRLFFYEASNTALFFKSILPRLKTSLSLTLHHFSPLAGNLTWPKDSPKPILSYVKGNTVSLTIAEYYSNDDHAGHDHFHRLSSSDFLEAKEYYSLVPQLDVSHDRATVLALQITVFPNRGFSIGTAMHHAVLDGNSLTLFFKLWAHICKHHEQLATSSSLLADDLKPCYTDRLVIEDPLGLEAIYSKQWLDMGGPNNRSLKVWEIKSLPGSIRATFEFTKAKIQTLGQHVKTVMNSDSLHLSAFALTCAYTWVCLVKAEETKAVAETKGLLGEDGFVVALKAISEAIMGLKNEGVLLDGAESWLSKLCTVQGGDRILSTAGSPRFEIYETDFGWGRPKRTEVLTIDKTGSISFSDSKNGGGGIEVGLVLEEHLMGVFASLFAKGLLHTPLIN; from the exons AtggcaaatccaaatccaaatccagtGAAAGTAGTTGAGGTTTGCAGAGTAACTCCACAACCGGCCTCAGCCTCTAAGTCACTTCCTCTAACCTTCTTTGATTTACTTTGGCTGAGGTTTGAACCCTTCAAACGCCTCTTCTTTTATGAAGCCTCTAACACAGCACTCTTCTTCAAATCCATACTTCCAAGGCTCAAAACCTCCCTATCACTAACTCTTCACCACTTTTCACCTCTCGCCGGAAACCTCACCTGGCCTAAAGACTCCCCTAAGCCAATTCTCAGCTATGTCAAAGGCAACACCGTTTCGCTCACAATAGCCGAGTACTACTCTAATGATGATCATGCTGGTCATGATCATTTCCATCGTCTTTCGAGCAGCGACTTCCTTGAAGCAAAAGAATACTATTCTCTTGTGCCCCAACTTGATGTGTCTCACGATCGAGCCACGGTGCTGGCACTACAAATCACTGTCTTTCCGAATCGGGGGTTTTCGATTGGAACAGCCATGCACCATGCAGTCCTTGATGGCAATTCTTTAAccttgtttttcaaattgtGGGCTCACATATGCAAGCATCATGAACAACTTGCAACCTCCTCGTCTTTGTTAGCGGATGACCTAAAACCATGTTACACTGATAGATTGGTCATCGAGGACCCATTGGGGCTCGAAGCAATCTACTCGAAGCAATGGCTCGACATGGGCGGGCCTAATAACCGAAGCTTAAAGGTTTGGGAAATTAAATCTCTACCAGGCTCAATTAGAGCTACCTTTGAATTCACAAAAGCAAAAATACAAACACTTGGGCAGCATGTGAAGACTGTAATGAATTCTGATTCACTTCATTTGTCAGCGTTTGCTCTAACATGCGCCTATACTTGGGTTTGCTTAGTCAAGGCAGAAGAAACCAAAG CAGTTGCAGAAACAAAAGGGCTACTAGGAGAAGATGGGTTCGTTGTGGCTTTAAAGGCAATTAGTGAAGCTATTATGGGTTTGAAAAATGAGGGAGTACTTCTCGATGGGGCTGAGAGTTGGCTTTCGAAGTTGTGTACTGTGCAAGGTGGTGATAGGATTCTTTCGACTGCTGGCTCGCCTCGGTTTGAGATTTATGAGACTGATTTTGGATGGGGAAGACCAAAGAGGACTGAGGTGCTTACCATAGATAAGACAGGATCTATCTCTTTTTCAGATAGCAAGAATGGTGGTGGAGGCATTGAGGTTGGGCTGGTTTTGGAAGAGCATCTTATGGGAGTTTTTGCTTCTCTATTTGCCAAGGGTCTTCTTCATACACCTTTgattaattaa
- the LOC112202168 gene encoding phenolic glucoside malonyltransferase 1 isoform X2 → MANPNPNPVKVVEVCRVTPQPASASKSLPLTFFDLLWLRFEPFKRLFFYEASNTALFFKSILPRLKTSLSLTLHHFSPLAGNLTWPKDSPKPILSYVKGNTVSLTIAEYYSNDDHAGHDHFHRLSSSDFLEAKEYYSLVPQLDVSHDRATVLALQITVFPNRGFSIGTAMHHAVLDGNSLTLFFKLWAHICKHHEQLATSSSLLADDLKPCYTDRLVIEDPLGLEAIYSKQWLDMGGPNNRSLKVWEIKSLPGSIRATFEFTKAKIQTLGQHVKTVMNSDSLHLSAFALTCAYTWVCLVKAEETKVAETKGLLGEDGFVVALKAISEAIMGLKNEGVLLDGAESWLSKLCTVQGGDRILSTAGSPRFEIYETDFGWGRPKRTEVLTIDKTGSISFSDSKNGGGGIEVGLVLEEHLMGVFASLFAKGLLHTPLIN, encoded by the exons AtggcaaatccaaatccaaatccagtGAAAGTAGTTGAGGTTTGCAGAGTAACTCCACAACCGGCCTCAGCCTCTAAGTCACTTCCTCTAACCTTCTTTGATTTACTTTGGCTGAGGTTTGAACCCTTCAAACGCCTCTTCTTTTATGAAGCCTCTAACACAGCACTCTTCTTCAAATCCATACTTCCAAGGCTCAAAACCTCCCTATCACTAACTCTTCACCACTTTTCACCTCTCGCCGGAAACCTCACCTGGCCTAAAGACTCCCCTAAGCCAATTCTCAGCTATGTCAAAGGCAACACCGTTTCGCTCACAATAGCCGAGTACTACTCTAATGATGATCATGCTGGTCATGATCATTTCCATCGTCTTTCGAGCAGCGACTTCCTTGAAGCAAAAGAATACTATTCTCTTGTGCCCCAACTTGATGTGTCTCACGATCGAGCCACGGTGCTGGCACTACAAATCACTGTCTTTCCGAATCGGGGGTTTTCGATTGGAACAGCCATGCACCATGCAGTCCTTGATGGCAATTCTTTAAccttgtttttcaaattgtGGGCTCACATATGCAAGCATCATGAACAACTTGCAACCTCCTCGTCTTTGTTAGCGGATGACCTAAAACCATGTTACACTGATAGATTGGTCATCGAGGACCCATTGGGGCTCGAAGCAATCTACTCGAAGCAATGGCTCGACATGGGCGGGCCTAATAACCGAAGCTTAAAGGTTTGGGAAATTAAATCTCTACCAGGCTCAATTAGAGCTACCTTTGAATTCACAAAAGCAAAAATACAAACACTTGGGCAGCATGTGAAGACTGTAATGAATTCTGATTCACTTCATTTGTCAGCGTTTGCTCTAACATGCGCCTATACTTGGGTTTGCTTAGTCAAGGCAGAAGAAACCAAAG TTGCAGAAACAAAAGGGCTACTAGGAGAAGATGGGTTCGTTGTGGCTTTAAAGGCAATTAGTGAAGCTATTATGGGTTTGAAAAATGAGGGAGTACTTCTCGATGGGGCTGAGAGTTGGCTTTCGAAGTTGTGTACTGTGCAAGGTGGTGATAGGATTCTTTCGACTGCTGGCTCGCCTCGGTTTGAGATTTATGAGACTGATTTTGGATGGGGAAGACCAAAGAGGACTGAGGTGCTTACCATAGATAAGACAGGATCTATCTCTTTTTCAGATAGCAAGAATGGTGGTGGAGGCATTGAGGTTGGGCTGGTTTTGGAAGAGCATCTTATGGGAGTTTTTGCTTCTCTATTTGCCAAGGGTCTTCTTCATACACCTTTgattaattaa
- the LOC121049171 gene encoding malonyl-coenzyme:anthocyanin 5-O-glucoside-6'''-O-malonyltransferase-like: MANPNPNPVKVVEVCRVAPQPASASMSLPLTFFDLLWLRHHEQLAISSSLLADDLKPCYTDRLFIEDPLGLEAIYSKQWLDMDGPNNRSLKSSCEKVFIFLSADYRSRLDPPISANYFGNCTGGCAAVAETKGLLGEDGFVVALKAISEAIMGLKNEGVLLDGAESWVSKLCTVRGSDRIFSTAGSPQFGIYETDFGWGRPKRTEVLTIDKTGAISFSDSKNGGGGVEVGLVLEEHLMGVFASLFAKGFLHTPLIN, from the exons AtggcaaatccaaatccaaatccagtGAAAGTAGTTGAGGTTTGCAGAGTAGCTCCACAACCGGCCTCAGCCTCGATGTCACTTCCTCTAACCTTCTTTGATCTACTTTGGCTGAG GCATCATGAACAACTTGCAATCTCCTCATCTTTGTTAGCAGATGACCTAAAACCGTGTTACACTGACAGATTGTTCATCGAGGACCCATTGGGGCTCGAAGCAATCTACTCTAAGCAATGGCTCGACATGGACGGGCCTAACAACCGAAGCTTAAAG TCAAGTTGTGAGAAAGTATTTATATTCCTCAGCGCCGACTACAGGTCTCGCTTAGATCCTCCTATATCTGCAAATTACTTTGGAAATTGCACCGGGGGCTGTGCAGCAGTCGCAGAAACAAAAGGGCTACTAGGAGAAGATGGGTTCGTTGTGGCTTTAAAGGCAATTAGTGAAGCTATTATGGGTTTGAAAAATGAGGGGGTACTTCTCGATGGGGCTGAGAGTTGGGTTTCAAAGTTGTGTACTGTGAGAGGTAGTGATAGGATTTTTTCGACTGCTGGCTCGCCTCAGTTTGGGATTTATGAGACTGATTTTGGATGGGGAAGACCAAAGAGGACTGAGGTGCTTACCATAGATAAGACAGGAGCCATCTCTTTTTCAGATAGCAAGAATGGTGGTGGAGGCGTTGAGGTTGGGCTGGTTTTGGAAGAGCATCTTATGGGAGTTTTTGCTTCTCTATTTGCCAAGGGTTTTCTTCATACACCTCTGATTAATTAA
- the LOC112166178 gene encoding uncharacterized protein LOC112166178, giving the protein MDALWELEDKWKLSTQQAFLLLVSAGFAVISLCMAMTVLRKKAQRKHQQQQLVVMGQEETNGALGHKWSEPSCGWGSIKRALVGSVRWSKASKWGEKRRGGSWREKTPAGPLLEKRIGLEGGWHSHNSESPVWQRPILMGEKCELPRFSGLILYDERGRPLYDSHQETRIQEKTAPVARTTLRDLL; this is encoded by the exons ATGGATGCTTTGTGGGAACTAGAAGATAAGTGGAAGCTATCAACCCAACAAGCATTTCTTCTCTTGGTGTCTGCCGGCTTTGCCGTTATCAGTCTCTGCATGGCTATGACTGTGCTAAGAAAGAAGGCTCAGAGAAAGCACCAACAGCAGCAGCTTGTGGTGATGGGACAAGAGGAGACTAATGGGGCATTAGGGCACAAGTGGTCAGAGCCAAGCTGCGGTTGGGGCTCGATAAAGAGGGCGTTGGTGGGCTCGGTGCGGTGGAGTAAGGCGAGCAAGTGGGGGGAGAAGAGAAGAGGAGGGAGCTGGAGGGAGAAGACACCGGCGGGGCCGCTGCTGGAGAAGAGGATTGGGTTAGAAGGGGGGTGGCATAGCCATAACTCGGAGTCACCTGTTTGGCAAAGGCCTATACTTATGGGGGAGAAGTGCGAGCTACCGAGGTTTAGTGGGCTTATTCTATATGATGAGAGAGGCCGGCCTCTTTATGATTCCCACCAGGAAACTAGAATCCAG GAAAAAACGGCTCCTGTTGCGAGAACGACTCTGAGGGACTTGCtgtaa
- the LOC112166177 gene encoding bidirectional sugar transporter SWEET2 translates to MVLSSQYSAFLIAKDAAGVAGNIFAFGLFVSPMPTFKRIIRNGSTEEFSGLPYIYALLNCMISMWYGSPLISTDNMLILTVNSAGAVFQFVYITLFIIYAEKPKKVRMLGLLVAVFGLFAIIVVGSLQISDLFLRRTIVGLLSCFSLISMFASPLFIINLVIRTKSVEYMPFYLSLSTFLMSTCFLLYGIFNYDPYVYVPNGIGTILGIVQLALYFHYHRSSKEDSREPLIVSYA, encoded by the exons ATGGTTCTTTCTTCTCAATATTCCGCATTTCTAATTGCCAAAGATGCAGCTGGGGTTGCCG GCAATATCTTTGCTTTTGGGCTGTTTGTTTCACCCAT GCCCACATTTAAAAGAATCATCAGAAATGGTTCAACTGAAGAGTTCTCAGGGCTGCCGTATATATATGCCCTTTTGAACTGCATGATCAGCATGTGGTATGGATCGCCTCTTATATCTACTGATAACATGTTGATTCTTACAGTCAATTCAGCTGGTGCAGTGTTTCAATTTGTCTACATAACCCTCTTCATAATCTATGCTGAGAAACCAAAAAAG GTGAGGATGCTGGGATTGCTGGTAGCAGTTTTTGGTCTATTTGCAATCATAGTCGTTGGGAGCTTGCAGATATCTGACCTTTTTCTCCGACGGACAATCGTTGGATTGCTTAGCTGTTTTTCTCTTATATCTATGTTTGCTTCTCCATTGTTTATAATA AACTTGGTGATTCGTACCAAGAGTGTTGAGTACATGCcattttatctctccctttccACCTTCCTAATGAGCACCTGTTTCCTTCTGTATGGAATTTTTAATTACGATCCGTACGTTTAT GTCCCTAATGGGATAGGAACAATTTTGGGAATTGTACAATTGGCATTGTACTTTCACTATCATCGTTCATCAAAAGAAGACTCCAGAGAACCCTTgatagtttcatatgcataa
- the LOC112165975 gene encoding trifunctional UDP-glucose 4,6-dehydratase/UDP-4-keto-6-deoxy-D-glucose 3,5-epimerase/UDP-4-keto-L-rhamnose-reductase RHM1, translated as MASYTPKNILITGAAGFIASHVANRLVRSHPEYNIVVLDKLDYCSNLKNLLPSKSSSNFKFVKGDIGSADLVNYLLITESIDTIMHFAAQTHVDNSFGNSFEFTKNNIYGTHVLLEACKVTGQIRRFIHVSTDEVYGETDEDAVVGNHEASQLLPTNPYSATKAGAEMLVMAYGRSYGLPVITTRGNNVYGPNQFPEKLIPKFILLAMQGKPLPIHGDGANVRSYLYCEDVAEAFELILHKGEVGHVYNIGTKKERRVIDVARDICRLFNVDSEACIKFVENRPFNDQRYFLDDQKLTVLGWSERTTWEEGLKKTIEWYTKNPNWWGDVSGALLPHPRMLMMPGGIERHFDEPEEEKSESYVSSNPRMLVPPSKCCGSPRKPPYKFLIYGKTGWIGGVLGKLCEKQGIPYEYGKGRLEDRSSLAADIQNIKPTHVFNAAGVTGRPNVDWCESHKAETIRANVAGTLTLADVCREHGLLMVNFATGCIFEYDAKHPEGSGIGFTEEDKPNFFGSFYSKTKAMVEELLNEFDNVCTLRVRMPISSDLNNPRNFITKISRYNKVVNIPNSMTILDELLPISIEMAKRNLRGIWNFTNPGVVSHNEILEMYKQYIDPSFKWANFTIEEQAKVIVAARSNNEMDASKLKKEFPELLPIKESLIKYVFEPNKKSSAN; from the exons ATGGCTTCATATACGCCCAAAAACATCCTCATAACTGGGGCAGCTGGCTTCATTGCTTCCCATGTGGCCAACCGGCTCGTTCGCAGTCACCCTGAATACAATATCGTTGTGCTTGACAAGCTTGACTATTGTTCGAATCTGAAAAACCTCCTTCCCTCCAAGTCGTCATCCAATTTCAAGTTTGTTAAGGGGGACATAGGAAGTGCTGACCTTGTCAACTATCTCCTCATCACTGAGTCGATAGATACAATAATGCATTTTGCAGCCCAGACCCATGTTGACAACTCCTTTGGCAACAgcttcgagttcacaaagaaCAACATCTATGGCACCCATGTTCTTCTAGAAGCATGTAAAGTCACTGGCCAAATCAGGAGGTTCATCCATGTTAGCACAGATGAGGTTTATGGTGAGACTGATGAAGATGCTGTTGTAGGAAACCATGAGGCATCTCAACTCCTCCCAACAAATCCATACTCTGCAACGAAAGCTGGAGCAGAAATGCTTGTTATGGCATATGGCAGGTCTTATGGGTTGCCTGTTATAACGACCCGCGGAAACAATGTTTATGGACCAAATCAATTTCCTGAAAAATTGATTCCAAAGTTCATTCTCTTGGCTATGCAAGGGAAACCTCTTCCCATTCATGGGGATGGTGCTAATGTGAGGAGCTACTTATACTGCGAGGATGTTGCCGAGGCTTTTGAACTCATTCTTCACAAAGGAGAGGTTGGCCATGTGTACAATATTGggacaaaaaaggaaaggagagTTATTGATGTGGCCAGAGATATATGCAGACTTTTCAATGTGGACTCGGAAGCATGCATCAAGTTTGTTGAAAACAGACCTTTCAATGACCAGAGGTACTTCCTTGATGATCAGAAGTTGACGGTGTTGGGGTGGTCAGAGCGGACTACCTGGGAAGAGGGGCTGAAGAAGACTATAGAATGGTACACTAAGAATCCTAACTGGTGGGGTGATGTATCTGGGGCACTGCTTCCTCATCCACGAATGTTAATGATGCCTGGTGGAATTGAGAGACATTTTGATGAGCCTGAAGAGGAAAAATCCGAGTCTTATGTCTCAAGTAATCCTCGAATGTTGGTTCCCCCTTCCAAATGCTGTGGCTCTCCTCGTAAACCTCCTTATAAGTTCTTGATCTATGGTAAGACTGGGTGGATTGGTGGTGTACTTGGGAAGCTCTGTGAAAAACAAGGGATTCCTTATGAATATGGAAAAGGGCGTCTTGAGGATCGGTCTTCACTTGCTGCAGATATTCAGAATATTAAGCCAACTCATGTGTTTAATGCTGCTGGTGTGACTGGTAGACCTAATGTTGATTGGTGTGAATCTCATAAAGCAGAAACAATTCGAGCCAATGTTGCTggaaccctaaccctagcagaTGTTTGCAGAGAGCATGGGCTCCTTATGGTAAATTTTGCGACTGGGTGTATATTTGAGTATGATGCTAAACATCCAGAGGGTTCAGGGATTGGGTTCACTGAAGAAGACAAACCCAATTTCTTTGGTTCTTTCTATTCAAAAACCAAGGCCATG GTTGAGGAGCTATTGAATGAATTCGACAATGTTTGCACTCTTAGAGTTCGAATGCCCATCTCATCAGACCTGAACAACCCACGTAACTTCATCACCAAGATTTCTCGTTATAACAAAGTGGTCAACATTCCTAACAGCATGACCATCTTGGATGAACTACTACCTATTTCAATTGAGATGGCAAAGCGGAACTTGAGGGGTATCTGGAACTTCACAAATCCTGGGGTCGTGAGCCATAATGAGATTCTGGAAATGTACAAGCAATACATTGACCCAAGTTTCAAATGGGCGAACTTCACAATTGAAGAGCAAGCCAAGGTTATAGTTGCCGCCCGAAGCAACAATGAAATGGATGCATCCAAGTTGAAGAAAGAGTTCCCCGAGTTGCTACCAATCAAGGAGTCACTGATAAAGTATGTCTTTGAACCAAACAAGAAAAGTTCTGCAAATTAA